A stretch of DNA from Streptococcus sp. NPS 308:
GCGTGCAGACAAGCTGGGCGTCCTGTCCTATGCTTTTGAACTCAAGGAGTTTGAGAACAAGGCAGACTACGAAGCAGCCCTTGTCGAACTCTTGGAAGAGCACCAGATTGATTTGGTTTGCCTAGCAGGCTACATGAAAATCGTTGGGCCAACCTTATTGGCGGCTTATGAAGGTCGGATCATCAATATCCATCCAGCCTACCTGCCAGAATTTCCAGGAGCTCATGGGATTGAGGATGCTTGGGAAGCTGGTGTGGAGCAGTCTGGTGTGACCATTCATTGGGTGGACTCTGGAGTGGATACAGGTAAGGTTATCAAACAAGTCCGTGTACCACGGCTAGCGAATGATACCATCGAAAGCTTTGAAACTCGGATTCATGAAGCAGAGTACAAGTTGTATCCAGAGGTGCTGGAAAGTTTAGGGGTGGGGAGAAGGTAAGAAGTAAATCAAGTTTTGATTGTGCAATATTGCTAGGAGAAAAAATGATTGAACTGAAATTAGTAGATGAGAGCAGTTTTCAGGCAGTGCTGGATTTGAAAATATCTGATGCTGATGAACGAGCACGTTTCGTGGCTCCAAATGTACGCTCTTTAGCTGACGCATGGCTCTACCGGAAAAACGAAGATGTGTTTCCGATGGCAATCTATTGGGATAAGCAAGTGGTTGGCTTTCTCCTGCTAGAAATAGACAAGGATGAAGCGGAATACTTTATCTGGCGGATAATGATTGATCAGCAGTACCAAGGAAGAGGTTATGGTCGAAAAGCCTTGGAAGTTCTAATCAAAGAGGCCCAGATGGATAGAGCTTGCAGTCATATTACCGCAGATTATGTGGTTGGAAATGAAAAAATGAAGCACCTGTTGACTGGTCTGGGTTTTCAGGAAACAGGATTTATAGAAGAAAATAACGAAGTCGCTATGCGCTTGGATCTAAAGAAAGAGGAATAGAATGACGAAAAAGGCCTTAATCAGCGTCTCAGACAAAGCGGGCATTGTTGAATTTGCCCAAGAACTTAAAAAACTCGGTTGGGAGATTATCTCGACAGGTGGGACAAAGGTTACCCTTGATAATGCTGGGGTGGAGACCATTGCAATTGATGATGTGACGGGCTTCCCAGAAATGATGGACGGTCGTGTTAAGACCCTCCATCCAAATATCCATGGTGGGCTCCTCGCTCGTCGTGATCTCGATAGCCACCTTGAGGCGGCTAAGGACAATAAGATCGAGCTTATCGACCTTGTAGTGGTCAACCTCTACCCTTTCAAGGAAACGATTCTCAAACCAGACGTGATGTACGCTGATGCGGTTGAGAACATCGATATTGGTGGGCCATCTATGCTTCGTTCAGCAGCTAAAAACCATGCCAGCGTGACGGTTGTGGTAGACCCTGCTGACTATGCAATGGTCCTTGAGGAATTATCTGCAAATGGAGAAACGAATTATGAAACTCGTCAACGTTTGGCTGCCAAGGTTTTCCGCCATACAGCAGCTTATGACGCCTTGATT
This window harbors:
- a CDS encoding GNAT family N-acetyltransferase; the protein is MIELKLVDESSFQAVLDLKISDADERARFVAPNVRSLADAWLYRKNEDVFPMAIYWDKQVVGFLLLEIDKDEAEYFIWRIMIDQQYQGRGYGRKALEVLIKEAQMDRACSHITADYVVGNEKMKHLLTGLGFQETGFIEENNEVAMRLDLKKEE
- the purN gene encoding phosphoribosylglycinamide formyltransferase; this translates as MKKIAVFASGNGSNFQVIAEEFPVEFVFSDHRDAYVLERADKLGVLSYAFELKEFENKADYEAALVELLEEHQIDLVCLAGYMKIVGPTLLAAYEGRIINIHPAYLPEFPGAHGIEDAWEAGVEQSGVTIHWVDSGVDTGKVIKQVRVPRLANDTIESFETRIHEAEYKLYPEVLESLGVGRR